From the genome of Hemiscyllium ocellatum isolate sHemOce1 chromosome 6, sHemOce1.pat.X.cur, whole genome shotgun sequence:
AAGGTATTAACTGGTACTTGTTCAGCAATAATTTACTCACTGGAGACTTTGAGCTCTGTCAGGTctactcagctcctgatttcATTGGTCCAGACATGCACAATAGAGCTAAATCCCAGTGTTGAGGGGAGGTAAAAGTGATCGCACTTGACATCAAGACAGCAGTTGACTGGAAATGGCATTAAGGAGCTCTAACAATACTAGAATCATTGAAATTGGAGGGAAAACTCTGCTAGATAGAGCCTtacttggcacaaaggaagatgattgtgctTATTGGAGATAAAGCATCCCTGTTCAGAACAtcactacaggagttcctcagaatagTGGGCTCTACCCAACTAccatcagttgcttcatcaaatCGTGCCCTCCATCGTAAAGTCAGAGGTGGTGATGTTTGCTGACAATTGTGCAATATTCAACAGTATTTACAATTCCTCCAAcattgaagcagttcatgttcacatgaagcaaaacctggacaaaatccaggctgggttggTAAGTGGCATACCACACAGTGCCAGGTAAATAGGCAATTCAACCATCGCAGCTTGAGTGCTATTACCAGGACTGAACCCTCACTATCAACACCTTGGGGGTTCCTGTAAACCAGAGCTTGTCTAGCCATATAAACATGGCTACAAGACCTGATCAGAGGTTAGATATTCTGCTATGCATAAGTCAGTTTCTGACTCACCTGTCCATTGTCTAAATGgcacaaatcagaagtgtgaGGTAACAtattccacttgcctgaatgggtgctgctttcacaacactcaagaaattggacaccattcaggacaaacttgcccACTTCATTACAATCCAGTTCAACAACTTCCACATTCACTCTTTTTACTACCAATGAACACTATCCGCTGTTTTCACAATCAAAAGACAGAATAGAACCatcagaatccccacagtgtgaaagcagaccatGCAGCCTATTGGGTCTACACGgattctctgaagagtatcccacccagacccaaccccctaccctattcctgtaacactgcatttcctttggttaattcacctagcctacacatcactgggtaacatagcatggccaaaccaactaacctgcacatctttggactgtgggtggaaaccggagcagtGAAAgaaaacccacactgacatggtgacaatatgcaaactctgcacagatggttcccaaggttggaattgaacttgggtctctgatGTTGTGATgctgcagtgccaaccactgatctaCTCTGCCACCCCAATGAAGATGTACTTCAGCAATTCACAAAGGCTACTGTGGCATTTTAAAAGTCAGCTGACAATGGCCTGACCAGCAAAAgctatgaaagaaaaaaaaggacagataatctatagaattctctttcccagaaaatGGCAAAATCTCAGTTATTAAGTTCCAAAACTGATTCTAATAGATTGTTAGTTACCAATGACATCAAGGAATATGGAGATAGCCTGGGGAGTACTGCATTGAGGTAGATAATCTGCCATGATCctagaatggtagagcaggctcaagggactgaatggcctactgttgttCCATAGTTCCTACTTTGGTATCCTCGTCAATGAAAAATGTTAACAAGATAATCTTTTTCAACAATAAGTGCTTGACTACCACTGATGTTCATCATGTGAATGAAAAATTGGAAAATTATTAACTTTTTTGACTCTTTGATAAAGGACAGCATGAGTCAAAAATAACGCTGTAATCTAAGTCTAAAATAGATGTCAATTTGGAATGGAGACAGGAATAAAAATAAGTAGGACAGCATAACAAAGAGGTCACGGCTCTTGTTTCAGTAAAACTTAGTCAAATTCTAACTTAAATAGTAAAAGTGTATTATGAACTTCAAAGTGGTCTTTAGTGGCACTGTTTCAGGTCGAGTTTAATCAAAGCTTTGATATTTGTTACTAAGATCATTTGTTGATTTGAGTAGCAAGTGTCTGTTTCACCACCAATAAGATTGTGATCAGTACGGAATCGAGACCTGCAATTAAACTAACCATACGATTTTTTAGAGAATATTGCAGATACTCTAGTCTGTTTGATCAAGCTCAAGGACAGATGCTCAGAAATCAAAGCTAGGTATAACAACATTGGACGAGAAAATATTCTTGTGACcagacaaaaaaagaaataaaaacatgtCAGCAAAATTTTAATGAGGGTATAAATGGCATTTATGACAACTCCCACAtaattaatttaaaaacaaaacatttattggTAAATTGTACACTTTATTGTAGTGTAAAATAAGTTAGCAAAATTGTACTAGCAGCTCACCATACTAATTATTAAAACATTTCAAGGTAATAAAATTAAATTGATTGAATTAAGAGTGCAAAGTTTTATTGGTCACAGTCGTaatatttggaaatgtattgttcATTTATTGTCACTATCTGTAATGTTAAAAGGCACATCACTAACAACTTAAATAAAGCACATCAAAACTATATGCAAGCACTTCTAAAAGATGCGAAAACGTATAACTAATTATTAGCCTTACTCTTAGTGCAAGGTCATGGTGCAATCTCAAATTTTGCAAACTCTGACTTTTTCCACAACAACACACCAGTTAGCATGGTCATAATATGCTTGAATCACTTGCAGATCTTTGATGTGTTTTTCTATTAGTTCAATAAGCTCCCCTTGTTTGAAAACATGATAGTATCTGAGGCAAGTACTGTTGTAATTAGTCTGATCGTTTTTGTCTTTTGCCAAAACCTGAGACTCCAAAGGCCAGTTACTTGAGTCAGTagtcacatttctctgcatttgtgGATGCACACTGTTGATGTTCTCAAAGGTGGAGTCACTTGCAGACTTATTTTCACTCAGGCAATTGAGAGACTCATTTTGGAATAAGGGCTGTGAAGTAAGATCAGGCAAGGAAACTTCAGAACATCGATGTAAAATGCTGGAAGACTCCTGGACTTTAAATGATCCCACGCATGGATGTTCAAAGAACAGGGTGTGGggatctgaaatgttgtaatggcGAAGTGATTGTGACTTGGAAAGGACATCAAAACCATCTTCAGAATGTTGCCCATAGGAAAATACATTAGAAACAAATCTGGTCATATTGTCAGTTTTTCTTTGTTCAGAGAACTTaatatttgttttaaatgaagaaaTGTAATCCCCAAACATCCATATCTCTTTAGGGGATTTTGTTCTATTATTGCTGCTGAACTGTTGTGAAGAATTCAGGGATTGAGAAAATATCCACAGATTTAAAGATTTTTCAAACAGTAATGTATTCGCCATTACCAAAGAGGAAACTTGGTTTCCTTTAATGTGTTTTTTGCACAAACTGAATTCACTGCTTGCCAGTTTATTTGAATTTAAAGGTTTGCCTTTATGAAAAAATTCATTATTAATTTGTTGGATTGATGTATTTTGTTCATTTAGAATTTTGGACCTGGATGGTGGTGGTGTAGGGTTCCATGGAATAAAAATATCTTGCTTTTCAAATTTACGTCGATTTTGTTCCATTGCCCAAACATAGATCATCATTTTCCCTCTTACTCGCAAAATTCTCGCCATTTCTTTTATTGCTTGAACACGACGTTCTTTTGTGGAAAAATGGTGTATCACTAAAATGGAAAGTAAGATTTTAAATACTTTATTATTATACATTTCGATGTGACTTATGTATTGATGTTTATACACACTTACATACCAAACATAGGAAATATGTTGATTTAACACACATAAATCATGGTTAGTAAAAATGATCACCCCCTCTCAATTTAAACTGTGCTGGTTCAGAGAAATACTTCACTACCTACAATGCAAAAATAACAATTAACACAAACATTataaaatctgattttttttcaatgagCGTTCTAAGTGGCAAAATGGACACTGAACTGGCACAATGACAGGTCTACTTCAATTAGCATTCACAACATAAAACTTTACTTGCATGCTGTTAAAAATTCTTTAATAACATTTCTCCTCATTAGCTTTTCCTGCCTGCGAGCTGAAACCTTGATTATTTCTCTTCATGAAGTTACTCCATCTTCTAGATCTATACTTTTGATTTTCATTGCTTAAAGCTTTTTGTCCCTCAATGCCTCTTTGGGCACATACAGTCTTTTATTGCTGTTTTTCTTTTGCTTATGCTCACTCCCAAATACCACCAGCCCACACCTACTCAAATTGTTGCTAAAGTCTGTCATTTTTTTGTGTACATTACCaaaggtgaagaaggtgttcaggaaACATTGGTAAATTAATATGTGTAAGAGCCAAAATAAATATTCAGAGGCAAGAGaaaggtaaaagaaagaaagggaaaaggGATCTAGAGGTAAGACATCCACACCAATGAAAAGTGTGTGGGTCATGAAGGtagagtgagaaaaaaaatcatagcaAAAAAAGTAGGCAAAAACATAGTTGTAaacatacagaaaaaaaaaagttaGGAAGAATACAGTTCAAagcatttgtaaatttctttggATATCAAATACACAATGCCACATATATTAATTCTGAAGTGAACTGATATTGTTTTAAACAAACACGACAAATATCATGTGCCAGTGACTCACAGAACAGCAGAAATGAATAATTAATTGAGTTTTGGTGATAATGAATGAGGGAAGAATATTAGCCAGGACACCATGACAACTCCCTGCTTTTCTTCAAAGACATTAAATTTATAACATCCATCTGAACCACAGAAACACCTTCTAAATCTGCAAACTCTAGCAGCTAAAAAaaacaagggtagcagatgcatgggaacacaacCACTTGGAAGTACCCATTAAAGACATACACATCCTCATTTGGAACATTTTCACTACCCCATCGCTAACGCTGGGTTaaactcctggaactccctttctatTAGCATTCAATGTACCTACACCACAAAGACTGTAGTGGTTTAAGGCAACAGCTCACTGGCAATTTCTCAAATGcacttagggatggacaataaatactggccagtgaAATCCAGATCCAATgaacaaaattgttttttttttaaaaaaaggcaatgtGCAAGTCCAACAATGCAGCTTTCCTTGACAGCTGCACTGAATTGTTAGTCCAGTTTATACAAAGAGAGAAAAGGTGTGGTAAATCATATCATTCACAAAGAATATCACAAGAGAGAactactgagggaggatattctggtgagtacatccagggaaattatttgggtgtaactgagaaatgagaaagaggATCACCATATAGTGATCACCTCCCCCACTCCCAAAACCCCAATAAAATtcataaggagatctcagttacctataagaataatatggtggtaatgacaggggattttaactttgtccaacccagtccaacaccggctcctccacatcatgagaaCAAGTCAGTCAGGTTTTGTTAGTCAATAACAAAAAAGACTGGTtattaccaaaacaaatttgcTCAAAACAAACCTGTAAAGATTACTGCCAAAAAAAAGGTTAGATGGTGCAAAGATTTATAATCTAACAATCCAAATGTGATGAGGCCTTTATGGATAACAGCCAAGTATTAATTGAGCATCCCACAGAGCACATCAAATAACAAATGTTATCGATGTCATGAATTTCTCAGCACCCCTTGTCTCCCCCTCCTGCCAAAGATATTAGTGACATTATGGGTCATCATGTCTCATTAAACATCACAGGGATTATGACTTTCCCTGACCTGACCTTGAAATTCCCTCAAAAAACTGATCACATTCTTGTAGTTCACATTCCCATTGTGTCCAACTCTTCTGGATTCTTGAAAACTGTACTGTAGCATTGAGTCATAAGTACAACTCCAGCTTGTCAGTGTTGCCCCGGCCTTTTTTTTCTCATCTATAATCTTGCTAA
Proteins encoded in this window:
- the trmt9b gene encoding probable tRNA methyltransferase 9B isoform X2 yields the protein MHDFTMDKEASRLEKDYVHDVYERIAPHFNDSRYKAWPRVRHFLLEQEPGSLIADVVIHHFSTKERRVQAIKEMARILRVRGKMMIYVWAMEQNRRKFEKQDIFIPWNPTPPPSRSKILNEQNTSIQQINNEFFHKGKPLNSNKLASSEFSLCKKHIKGNQVSSLVMANTLLFEKSLNLWIFSQSLNSSQQFSSNNRTKSPKEIWMFGDYISSFKTNIKFSEQRKTDNMTRFVSNVFSYGQHSEDGFDVLSKSQSLRHYNISDPHTLFFEHPCVGSFKVQESSSILHRCSEVSLPDLTSQPLFQNESLNCLSENKSASDSTFENINSVHPQMQRNVTTDSSNWPLESQVLAKDKNDQTNYNSTCLRYYHVFKQGELIELIEKHIKDLQVIQAYYDHANWCVVVEKVRVCKI
- the trmt9b gene encoding probable tRNA methyltransferase 9B isoform X1, with translation MHDFTMDKEASRLEKDYVHDVYERIAPHFNDSRYKAWPRVRHFLLEQEPGSLIADVGCGNGKYLCINKQAYKVGCDYCLPLVESAREQSYEAMVCDSLHLPYRDQCFDAILSIAVIHHFSTKERRVQAIKEMARILRVRGKMMIYVWAMEQNRRKFEKQDIFIPWNPTPPPSRSKILNEQNTSIQQINNEFFHKGKPLNSNKLASSEFSLCKKHIKGNQVSSLVMANTLLFEKSLNLWIFSQSLNSSQQFSSNNRTKSPKEIWMFGDYISSFKTNIKFSEQRKTDNMTRFVSNVFSYGQHSEDGFDVLSKSQSLRHYNISDPHTLFFEHPCVGSFKVQESSSILHRCSEVSLPDLTSQPLFQNESLNCLSENKSASDSTFENINSVHPQMQRNVTTDSSNWPLESQVLAKDKNDQTNYNSTCLRYYHVFKQGELIELIEKHIKDLQVIQAYYDHANWCVVVEKVRVCKI